Proteins encoded by one window of Rutidosis leptorrhynchoides isolate AG116_Rl617_1_P2 chromosome 7, CSIRO_AGI_Rlap_v1, whole genome shotgun sequence:
- the LOC139860021 gene encoding uncharacterized protein yields the protein MISIVKDELIPRSSGKDTTIMFPKLTERHSQEELVVIDGLIDGFRVNEVYTNTGSEVDVLYAHCLSQLPKCVGRKMRQSNAIISEFTGSTKEPMGKLKATITVGAQPYLRSEIIDFYVLKSVTATNVILGRKFFRNFGAIASTAHCLLKFSTRQGVATIQSTRHPFPGNENI from the coding sequence ATGATCAGCATTGTGAAGGATGAGCTCATTCCACGTAGCTCCGGGAAAGACACCACAATCATGTTCCCAAAACTAACGGAACGACACTCTCAGGAGGAACTGGTAGTGATTGACGGCTTGATAGACGGTTTTCGGGTGAACGAAGTGTACACCAACACGGGGAGTGAGGTTGATGTCCTGTATGCCCATTGCCTTTCCCAACTACCAAAATGTGTTGGAAGAAAAATGAGGCAGTCCAACGCTATCATCTCCGAGTTCACGGGTTCCACTAAAGAACCCATGGGCAAACTTAAGGCAACGATCACGGTAGGTGCTCAACCCTACCTCCGTAGTGAAATCATTGACTTTTATGTCCTCAAATCTGTGACTGCTACAAATGTGATACTAGGAAGAAAATTCTTCAGGAATTTTGGTGCAATAGCCTCCACAGCTCACTGTTTGCTCAAATTTTCAACCCGGCAAGGCGTGGCAACGATTCAGTCCACTCGACACCCCTTCCCGGGAAATGAGAACATTTAA